TGCAGCCACAAACGGGCACCCAGCCCCTGTGATCAGGCTGGAGTTGGCAAAAGTTAACCCGGGGCACAGCATGGATGTCCTGGAATCAGCACCAGCTGTTTGGCCCAGAGACCCACTCCTGTCAGACCCCACTGCTTGCTAAGGTACACAAAGCCTTAGTGGCCTAGATGGAAACTTGAAATCAAGAAGGATAATTTTTTATAAGCCCACAAGAGGTAACAGAGAAGAGGGACAGAAATGATGGAAGAACAGACCATGTCACCTGGATGatgattttttaatgtgaaattgTAGGCATCCTAGGGCCATCAGGCAATACTTACTGGAGTTCAGGAAGGGGCATGCTGCCATTTGCAGGTGGAAACagtaaagctttttaaaaaacttcagTATGCTCTGAAATAGCATATTTAtagagaagctgaaaaaaaggacatttttcactcagtaaaagaaaatacagtggGTGATGTGGAATacagtgtgtgcacacacatctTTATAAAAGCTTTGATTCTTTTTGAGTTTTGACTCCCAAGGAAcatatacatatgcatatacatacacatacacatacacatacacatacacatgtaaaatatgtttttatacacacatttttctttttacgACTGTTgatatatttttcctctttttaccCAGGCACTCCAAGGACAATTTCTCTTTGTGAAGAAATCAGGCAGTGCTGTGAAATTACATCAGATGTAGCCTTGcttattttttcctattgttGTCAACACAACATATGCAAACTCTTTTGGGCTGCCAACTCTCATCTCTTACATCAAGGAAACTGAATCATCCACCTTGGCCTAAAAAAGTTAACAGAActtgtataaatatattttgataaTGTCCTTGAGATTCCCAAAGACACAAAGAAGCAGGAACAGTAcgtacattttttcttttgctgtttgaaAAGCCATGCCATCAGTGACCATTTGTACTTAGGTGAAATTGCAGCACTGGATCCTATCaacacaataaataaataaacagatgATTGTGGGTGCAGTTGAACTAATGAATCCAGGTTTCCTATCAGGGTATAACTTGTAGTTCTGTTTGTTCACATCTGATAAAATGTGAGCTCAGCTTTAGCTTTTCCTGTCCttgcaaaatgcttttctcCTGTGTGGATTCTCAGTTTTGCACCAAGGGATAAGCGATCTTCCCCATAGCAATGACTCTAATTcagaaatttcttctttaaagaaTCAGATCAACTAACTCAACAAAAGTTGTTCGAGTTTCTCTGTTGGATTTGACTGAGACTGGCCAAAGATTCAAAAAtactggggaggagggaaaggtaCAGTTACATTTGCATGCATGGAGACATAAAGGCAGAGGCAGCCTCATCTCCCCAGGGAACTGTGCTAGGCAGTATATCTTTATttcaagcaaacagaaaagatcAGCGTGCAATTATCCATCTCCTTTTAACTTCAATTGATTAATTTCTCATCAGGGACACTGGACAACTGTTCAagccaaaagcagcagagaataCTGACAAGTCTGACAGTGAGTGCTTCCCTTTGAGGTAAGatataactttatttttatagcaaaattttcagaagaatttaACCAAACTTGACAGAACAGTGATTTCTGACCGTTCTGACATCCATACAGGATTTCTGGCAGGCTGGTTGCAAGTCTGGTCAAAGGTATTTTAAGCTTTCACAATGTTTGGTGACATATTAACAATATTTGACTTTACACCTACAAGCCAATGCTGAAGTAGTAAGTATGAACTGCTACTAGCTCATTAAGGTTTCTGTATCTGTTACAAGCAATAGATTAATCTCTtgggggtggggaagggagTGGCATTTCAGAAAGAACAGCCTATCACGAAAGGAAATGGACAGAAGAATTACAACTAAAGTAAGTGATGAAAATTGTAACATACAAATGCCTTCCATACAGAAGTGAAACCTCCAGTAGATTATGTTTACCTTGTCTGGAAACAGAATGCATCAATTACTTACTATGTAACCGCTCTCTGATCCATTGAACACAACCACTCAATaatgtccttgcttttctactctGACACAAAAATGTTGTCCATGTTCAAAATTTCCCAAAAGCCCAgtaaaatttccccaaatcctggtTTTACAAAAATAGTGCTGTAAGAAGGCTggtgccctgtgcaggtgtgTCAATGTTGCAGCACTGGTGTGCTAAGTTCATTCCTGTGCatctgcctggggcagggggtggaGGGAGGCAGGATGTTCACAAGGTCTTGCCACTCCACAAAGTGCTGGCCTTCTCGAAACTACCTGGAGTGGCCTTTCAATACTTCAAAGAGTCTacaaaaaaagagggaaagtgGATTTTTACTTGGGCAAATAATGATAGGATaagtaggtttagattaaaagaagagagatttagattagatgttaggaagcaattctttactcagagggtGGTGAGAACTGgaacaggtgcccagagaagctgtggatgctccatccctggaagtgttcaaggccatgTTGGATGCAgcctgagcaacctgttctagtgaaaggtgtccctgcccatcacAGGGTGGTTGGAATTTGATGATCATGAACttgccttccaacccaaaccactccatgcTTCTACAATTCTATGATCCTGACATATTCTGTCACATTTGGCTGAAATTAAGCTCCATGTTCAGGAGCTAGTGGGTGGAGAAAGTGTAATGTTATGGCTTGTCAGAAGGACAACACATGGACAACCTGGGGGCATAAACTTTGTGCTCTTAGGAAATAAGGCTGAAAATACACTAAAAATATTTGGGGCTAACCATTTTATAACAGATGGTTGTCTGGACTTGTTTCTTAGGACTTCAGGAACAAAGTTTTTTTAACTAGAAAAATTCATATGCAAAAGAACTACTTttctaaaaacatttatttcagtttttttagAACATATGTCAAATTTAGGCCAATTGAATTATGTCAAACCTAGGTAAATTGATGTTAGTTCTCCAGCTTGGAAAGCTGCTGAGTTCCAGCAAGTTTCTACATATATGCAATAACTTCTTGGGACCAGACAGGTGACCTGATTTTCATGGTTGCCACATATCCAGGCAGCTGTAGATGGTAGTTCTTCTAGGCCTTTAGATTTGAAAACAGTTTCCTTGTCTAAGGCCTGCAGCCTAAGACAGTTGCTTTGGAAAATCTTCAAAAATACTTGCTTAGCTTTTTTATCCATAGTATTTTGTTTCAGCTCTGTGCTATGTTTGCTCTCCaattaattctctttttaaaatcttttcctgttttaattGGCTTATGCAAAGATTTTGGCAgaatatactgaaaaaaaaggaaaacaaaaattaaagattttccAACACATTTATATTACCATTCCTGAACACTTGAAACACTATCAGCATATAGAGATTTATGTTTTCTTGTtcaattttaaaacactgagCGATTGTGTATCTTAAAACCATTACTTATAGTgaaatttgttaaaataattgAGTTTAGTGAGGTTTCCATAAAATTGAAGAGATTTCCAtcctttgtttaaaaatttcaaattacaaACACATGAACAGATTATATATAcattttgttgttattattatattgtAACTGGGAAACCTGCAAAATACTGAAACAGTATTCATTTCTTCATTCTAACAAATTTCTACCTTTGTCTCAGATTACAGTTTGGTCTCATAAGGGTAATTTCATCCTCAAGAtcttaatgaaaaattattttagagttGTAGTTGACTTAAACTAAATTCTTTGACAATAAATAGACATTAGGCTGATTTACAATTGCTAATTTGTACTAAGATTGAAAAATTTTGAGTTCTTGGTACCTGTTTTAGgtacttttttttgttttgaacagCAGTCTGCTCACTTTTTAAAGGCAATTAGTATGTTTTTTAAGAATTGAGTTCCTTTGTTTCTGATTGCTATGGTTGAGGACAATTTCAGCTGCTGAAGTGGTTCTGCTAGTGCACAGACACAGTGGTATCCATGATGGTTTCCTTAAGCCCTTATACAGAACAACACGAGTCTTATGCTTGTAAATTCTGGCAGGATGTTGTGCAGAAGCTCTCCACAAGCCTTCAAGGTCTTGCCACTCCAAGACAAATGGTCAGAGCAAGTTGTCTGTGGTGATCCTTCTCCCATCCAAGGCCAGAAACAGGAGCCAGATCATTTTGTCATAAAAGGGCAAAGGAGAGCCTTGTGAGAGTCACCAATAAAAGTGATCTCAgatggggcacagcagcaataCCTCCCACACTCTGGTAAATCCAacttctgcccctctgctctgtcaAGTTTCCACCGCCattgctgcatccagctctagGGTCCTCAATACAGGTCATTGATATATTGGAATGAGTCCAGATGAGGAAAATCAGGTtaatcagagggatggagcaccccTCCTATGAAAAAatgctgagagaactgggattgttcagcctggaaaagagaaggctttgttgtgacctaattgtggcctGGGACCTGAAGGGAACTTAGAGGAAAGATGGGCCAATGCTATTTACAAGAGCGTGGAGTCACAGGACAAGGAAAAGTAGGTTCAGATTGAAAGAGAATATGTTTAGATTGGACACTAGTACAaaaatctttactgtgagggtggtgaggcactgggacagattgcccagggaagctgtggatgccccgaCCCTGCAAATGTTTATGGccaagctggatggggctttgagcaacctgttctagtggaaggtgtccctgcccacggcaggggcCCTGAACTAGATGGCCATTAAAgttccttcccaccccaaaccattctatcaCTCTATGGTAAGTTCCTCCAGACTTTGGGCAATCCATAATGGACTTTGGTAAAATCAGCTTTGGGACCTTAGATAGCAACGAGGCTTTTGTGCCGGGTCTGCCCGTCCTCCTGGTAACTGGGCGGGGTTTCTCCGTGATTTTGCAGCTTCAGGTCTCCACCAGTGCAGTGGAAACACAATTTCTCTGTGGCCGAGAAGTAGCAAAAGACTGAACTGGTGAAATCGAGCGGCCACCAGACTGAGGACAGACACACGAGCAGGTACCCTCGCTCTAGAACAGCCTATTTCCAGCCATGTCCGTGGCAGGTGCAGCCAGCGTCCCGCAGCACaaccgcagcagcagcagcagggcccgCCGGGACTCCCAGCGCCGCGGGGATCCCTCCTCCACCGGGCAGCGCGCGTCACCCGGGCGGCCCGGCCGGCGCTGCGGCCCAGGCCCGGCCCCCTCGATCCGGGTATCGCCgccccggggcggccccgccgccgccccctgTGCCGCGGCGGGAGAGCTGCGGGCTCTGGGCCGGACGCGCTGCTGCTCCCGGCttggcccggcccggcccggctcggccgTACGTACGTACGTAGCGGGGGCGGCGCTGGGCTCGAGGCCGGCGCTGGGCTCGAGGCCGGCGCtgccggggcggcgggggccggggcggctGCGGGTGGGCAGGAAGAGAGCGCGGGGCTCCGGCAGCCCTCGGCgcggtggggctgggggaccgGCGTGACGCCCCTCCGGGCGGCGCTCCGGCCTGACAGCTGGGTTTCCGCCTCTCTGCGGTGGCGGAAAATCCGATTATATGAGTTTCTcgcattaaaacaaaaaaatcccaggatgcCGGGACGGTTAAGAGTGAAGGCTTCGGTCCTGCCCACGTGCCAGCGCCCCTCACACCCCCAAATCCACTTTGAGCTTGTTTTTTGCTGCCTCGTACTGCAGAACCTGTAAAAAGTCTAACTTAGCGTCTGCGGTTCTTCCTGCCTTATCCTTTCGTGGTTTCAGAGCAGAGCAAGTCACTTGCGTAGAGCACTGGAAAACATCTTAAACTCTTTTATTGTTGTCTCACAATTCTAGGAGCGTGCAGAAATGTCTCCCTTCGAAAATAGAGGACTAATGCTGGGCATAATGGCAGGGACTGCTGGATTAAGCCTGGTGCTGGTTTGTTACCGCAAGATCCGAAAGCCGGGTGCAGCTGTGCGTATTCGAGGGTTCCAGGATATAGGTAACAGAATTAATTCTGTGGTTTTGCCACAGAATGAGGCTCCTAATGAGCAAGGAGCAGTAATGGTTTTACATGGAAGGCAACTGCAGATCCTAGAAAAATTGAATGGCCTGCTACTAACCGTGGACGAACTGAAGAGAGAGGTGGAATTTCTGAAAGAAGCTATTCCAAAACTTGAAGAGCTTGTTCGAAAAGAGCTTCAGGGAAGTGGTGATGTTCAGAGAGTTAGCCCATCACACAGAGCAACAAGGCggagaaaagcagagacagCTCCTAGAGAGACTACCAGCTCTGAGGAGGCAGAAAGTGAAGGAGGGTGAGTTAATAATAATCTGCATATTCTACTGTACACATGCAGTGCAAGTTGCATCATTACCTATATGAAACTGCAAACAGGAACCTTTTAAAAGTTTGATATAGATTTTATActtctggaaaaataattacaaacgTTCAGATTAACAGCTTTTAGATCAGAGAAGACTCTTGGTGACCATCTCTGAGTCTGCACGATGGCTGAAGTTGGCTTAATGCCAAGCATAATACAGATTCTTTTTTAAGAGTGTGTTTGGTAACACTAATGCAGTATTGCTACATAGCTATGCAATAAGAGGCAAAGTTCAGAATAATggtgtaattttaaaagttcttcTAGAGCAAAGTGCCTTTGACAGAGTTTATTCCAACTGTACAAACGCTCATGTGCTTTTCCTGATAATTGTTTTTTATCAGCCTCACAGATGAGTTATTACCGTGTTCTGCCTAGAGGCATTGCGTACTATGGAAGCTACGTCTGAGAGAACCTCTGTACAAGTGGCAATGTTTATGTATATCAGCTGTTGTATACACTCCTTGATGGCTCAGAAAGTGCCCATGAGGAATTTAGAGTACTGACTCAGTCAGGTGGAAAGTTCCTAGTTTTGATCCCATCTTGTAGTCACATTATAGGTAATGGGGTCTTTTATTCTCATGAGTTGAGAAACACACTGGGAGATGATTTCTACTAGGATTCCAGGAGAGGCACTATATTTTTGTCTTGACATTAATCTCCTGTAATTACAACTTTGTTTTGGTATAATCAGATTAGATACTTAGGTGCAATTTACTAATACTATGTTTATAGCAACTGAGGTTTTTGAGCTACTTCTCAGCATGTCTTACACATCTGTGTAGGCAGCATTATGTCTGTAAATTGCCCATCTTATGTCaccttttctctttaaaatattttaactaacTGTAATATTCTGGAGACAGCTAACACGCTGCATATTAATGGAATTCTATATTTAACAGTTTCTCCACATTCATTGTCAGTTCCTGTGAGCAGAATTTCTTTCTATGTTACATCCCAGCCCACATGGTTCACAAGTCTTATATTTTGATACCATATTTTAAGACTTGTCAGTTCTATTATGAGCAAGTTCTTTATTTTAGGTATTCGGTGTTGGCATAAGTATTCAACCACAGTCCTCCTTCATCTGGTGTGGAAACATCTTGGTTCTCTTAGTTTCCCAGATGATTTCATTCATTGGTTGGTTTGCATGGGCCTTCATGttatgaataaaatattcagagatGCAGATAAGGCAAAGGGACCAGTTTACGAATTACCAAGTCCCCAGACACAACGCAAGGGTTATTCCACAtgcttttataatttattatttgttgTCATGATTTATTATTTGAGCAAATCCTGTTTTCTGATCAGGAGTGATGTGTTGCTGTTTGAAAACAAGCCAAGGAAACTTGTGTGTTCAGGTTCTTGTGTGTGACGAAGAAGCTGATGCGGTGATCCAATACAAGTGATTATAGTGTGCAAGAGCATTGAGTGTGTCCTTAAGAGAGGCCTTCTCGGACAAGTATTTGTGTACACTCAGAGGCAAGGAAGATAATTCAAGGTTACAGTTAGCATTAGTCATTTGGCTATGTTCTTTCCCAATGCTGTTTTTCAGTCCCTTATGAAAAaaggtaggatttttttttattaacaccTTGTACttgatgtgtttgtttttcatatcTTCTCTCAATTTGAGataatttgatttcattttagtaaatagtaattttttcttcctcttgcaaATAGATTGTCAATCCTAATGTGTACAGTTGCAATATATATAGCTTTTTCCAAGGTCTACTGTAACTTTAATGGCTGGTGCATGGCCAGGAGGGTCAATAGCAacacttgggttttttccagttACTCTACATCACTACTTCATATGTTGTAGGCATTACACCACGTGCATTGTTTTATACTCTTCTGTGGCTAATTCCACACACAATGGTGCATTCAGGTGCTTGTTTTTgcactacagaaaaaaaaattttgctctttgttactgataaaacatttttttcacctttctgtACTCCCATCTAAAGTGCATTGTGTTTCACTGCCTCAGCAGTAATTTCATGATCTAGAAGATAGGACTTTGCTTGAGTTAAGCACTTCTGTTTTTAATTGACGAATGGGTCGATGCTGGGAATTGACAGATAAACTAATCTGAAGAGTTTTATGGATTTGTCCTGGATGACTACATTGGTTTCAGGTTTGTAAACTTCTTCCAGAAAAGCTTTTAGTACTTCCTAgtttttacattaaatattgGAAGCTGACAGTCTCTGATAAGGCCCTCACTGCTTTGATCTGCTCTGGGCATATTCTCAATGTCACTGTTGGTATTCAACACCTTGGGAAGAGAAGTTTTCTCTTTTGCCTTtcaaaaattatgtatttctgTAAGTGGAGAAATATCCTGTGTGTTTTAATAAATGAGCTATATTTTTACATAATGACAGTCTGAATGGAAGGGGCACTGAATGGATGAGACATTAAATGGTAAAGAGTCTGTGGTTTCTAGTCTGTGCTTCTCtgtattctgtttttcttttttagtttgtttCAGTTCCAGTAATGTCCTAGTGAAAACTTCAATGTTTAACATTTGAGAATGTGTAACAAGCACTCATTTATTTACAAATACAATAAATTGTGTTTAGATGATCACCTGGAATGGAACATGTCACCGAATTCTCTTCTCTGTGATTTtcaagttgtttcctccctgatATGGCAGAGATGAGCTCTGGACATCAGTGTCATTTTGGAACCCGTCTTCAGCTGGCCCTGCATCCAAGCTCTTCAAATTGCATTTGGCATCAGGCTCCAGAAAGATTAATTTCAGTCAATTCTTCTCTGATAGATGCtctatttataatttttccttgaaatagTTTAgtcaacaggaaaagaaatttgcCCTGCCTGCTTCTCAGTATCATTTCACTTAgcattttctaatttattttgctgttcatttattttaaatgcaaccTTCAGCTGGCTTAAGAATCCAGTTTGCCAAACCTTTCCTTGAAAGCCACTTATCATTACTGATAGATATGCACTTTGCTGAATCATACAGTGCAAATTTGATCCAGATCCATCTGTGACATAAAATCACCTTTCTGTGGAATTAGCCAGAGCAGATGAGAGGGTGTTTGTGTCAgcttgtgtttttcttctaaGTTGGCAGGGAGATGACAGATGATATTTGATCTGTGTAAAAGCTGAAGTGTTGTGAGCAAATGATACCTGGTTAGACCCAGTGTCTGCCAATTTACAGACACCCCAACAGTTTGTGAACCACCCAACTGTGTTTATACCACAGGGGTGTTTTATGCCATGTAGCTTGTTTTAATCCAGTTCTGGGTGCTGGGATTTACTGAACTGCTTAGCCACGGTGGGCTGAGTCTCCAGCACACTTTCCATTTGTCCTTTGAACTTTGAACAGTCCGTTGTGATACAACTGAGTCCTGTTGGTTGATCGTTGCTCCTCACATTCTTATcgctgtttttctcttttatttaaaatctattGGTAATAAAGGTGAAAACAAGTTGGCACTGACTCTggacattttttaaacattgttccattttttcaaatattgaTCAATGTGTTTGTCACTTGTAAATCACTTTTCTGTTTATCATCTGATAAAACCTCTTGCAGGAAAATGCCAGGTAAAATTGCAGCTTTCTATTATATGGAATATTTGTAAAACAAAGAATAATGACTattccttgttttctgtttatttcttttttggagTAGTGTTATCAGTCCTTAAAATCCTGGAGTTTTTAAACTGTTAAGAAGAATCTCCACTTCTGTTAGTGTCAGTACTAATTTCAGTGCTGTAGAATGCATAGATATACAAGACTCTTAGCTGCTTTGTTGAAGGCAGATATTGCCCAACAAGTAAATTGAAAATCATGATGTTCTGATCAACATTTAATAGGGTCTGTTCCACATTTAAATACTTTGAGGGTTCATAAAGCAGGTAAATAGAGGAGCTAGGAGAGTTGGCAAGTACAGTGGAGATGAGAGGGAATGGGTAAGACATGACCCTGATGTCTCTGCTGTTTTGTAATTAGCTCCTTCTGGGTTCACATGGTCTGTTAGATAGTGACCTACTTCACACTTTTTCTATGAGTCTCCCAAAAAATATATTACTTACCTGATGTCATATGAATTTGATGTTTGGCCTCAGTTTGATGTTTTGTCGTGACATTTGTGCTGGACAAAGCACAAATGATGTTTTGACATGATGTTTTGTCATGACATAGTGCTGCTGGAAATCTCTGCTGGGCTTGTTTGGACTGACAGCCCAATGGGCTTGGGCATCAGCCCAACCTTGTATTTGTCACCCAGCCATTGTATTTTTGCTGGGAGAATAGCATTTTCTAATAATCTTTTTTATCTGTTATCTAACATGGGAACAATAATGACCATGGAAATTTTAGCAGATGTTTATACAGCAAAGGTAAAGGATACGACACCAACACTGACTTCCAAACACTGATCTACCTGATTAGGTAGCATCTGATGCAGTGCCCAAATTCCTGTAACTAAGGATATTGTCTTTACTGCGTAGTTGTTGCTCTTTTATATTATCTAGTGCCCTTAGTTTAGGTTGGGAATTTCCCAGATCCTCAGTGCATTTATCTTTTATTTAGGGGAATGGAGCATCTAAACCATGTGAGGAAAGATACTTTCCAAGCCTACTTCACATCACAGACTTTTGTATTGGAGCTAAAAGATTGTCCCACTCCCAGGAGCTCCCTTATATTTGATTTAATTTGGGGCTTTTACAAATGCAGCCATGATATATATCTGTGCCCACTTCAAAATAACTATGGAAGAACAATATGTTGTGTTTTTAAACAtgcttcagaaaatgaaaataaatgttcagtGACTGAATATTGTCTCTGCAAGATACAGCATATGATGTGTCATCAACTTCAGCATTATCaagattttctaaaaaaatctgtaaaaacaTATGAAGTTTCCCATGTCTGTTCGGCTCAATTCAGTTTGAACATGTACACATGGTCTGTGTATAATTGTTTTATCCAAATGTATTTTTGACTCCTCTTTCTGGTGTCACTGGGTTAATTTTGCAGCAAAACTGTTGTGCCACATCTAGCACTTCTGCAGCTTCATAAGCATTTGTTCATTTACAGGCTGGAAGTGTATCTGCTCTGATACACTCATCTGTTCTGAAAGCAACATACTGAGAACAGACTATTTGAAAGCCATGATTAATAACCTTCATTTTGACTGCTAGCATTCTGTCCTGgttatatttctgaaaaaataaatagattttttaatattctgacTGTTATGGTCTATTTCAATTATTCAGTTACTTGATGTGTATAGTACATTCCATGCTTTTCATACTTGTTGTTACCATTTAGAGAATCTCTGAACCTGGCAGCTGGTAGGTTTACATTATTACTTCTCCCCAGagcaatattttcaaaagtgGAAATGCAGAAGATGAGGCTTCTCTGTCCATCTTTAGAtggctgctttttaaaatacaaaaggctgctttttaaaaacaatgctATCAGCTGCTCCTCTTTGAAATTGGAGTACCCTAATATATTCTCAGCACTTTGGACAGTAAGGCCACCTGCTTATCTCTGTGTGATATTTATgcttttgcaaatatttctttgtcCTTGACTGCCTTGAACACTAAGCATCACAAATCAATATAAgcttttttccagtttcagaTACTCTGAACTTCAGAATGCTCAGGAGAAATAAGGAATTTATAACAATGGTGTTATTTTTATTGGCTTGTATTTAGATCTTAAAAGTGTTTAAGAAAATATTGTATAAATGATTGTTATAGCACTTATATTTTGGTTAGTAAGCTCATTCCTTGTTCAAAAAATAGGGAAATTGAGGTAAAGAGTTGAAGAGGCCTATTCAGGGTTACAGAGCATGTCTTAAAGCACATTAATGATTTCAAGTGTTCTGCATTTGAAACACAAGACTACATGTGTTTCTAATATgtatctgcatttttttaatggagtaTTAGGCAGCAGTACAATTACTTACCTGTTATGTTTGGAATATGACTGTGCTATCCCTTTGAAGATAAAGGTTTtgtaataataacaataagCTTGATATCCTtaataaaaaatcctttaaagTTGGACAACCAGGATAAATTGTGCTCTGAAACTCTTGCTCTTTATTTAACaatgccctttttttttgtttaagaaaaaaatggttgtttttttctgtgattttagtTACCTTACCGCCCATACTGATTCTGAAGGAGAGTCCGAGGAAGAAAAGAGATGGACGAAATCACCTGATGCCGTGGTGGAATCAGAAAAAGATGAAGACTTACATAATTTTTTACAGCAGGTGGACAATTTGCACAAGGGTTCAGAGGCTGATAAAAAGGAGGGCTTCAGACTGCTGCTTGAGAACGATGACAAGGTAGTGTGGGTAAACTTAACATTATGTTGCTATTAACTTATACTTTACTCTGCTTTTGAGAACTAAATACAAGCTTTAAAATCCACATAGAAAGGGACTATGAAATTTcaagcatatttttaaaatacagtaaaaaagcAGTATTGCAGAGTGGTGTCAATATTCATGTGGTGTGGACATAGGAGTTCTTCTGTTTTATATCCCTTTCTGATTCAATAACCTTGAAGCTTTGTTTGACATAGGAGTTCTTCCATGAAAGAAAGATCATGGGCTTTTTTCAATGTAAAATACACTTACTTCTGCTGGTTTTGGAATAGTCTGTGTGAGAAAGCCCTGTAAAATTAAGTCATAAACCAGACCTATTGTTCTGAAACTGTGAGCATTTCATCTGCTCATACCTTTCTAATACCATTCATGTGAATTTTTCCTTTGGCATTACTGGGCCCATATATAACTCcagataaaattaaaaggtGGTTTGATGTGCAGTT
Above is a genomic segment from Zonotrichia leucophrys gambelii isolate GWCS_2022_RI chromosome 3, RI_Zleu_2.0, whole genome shotgun sequence containing:
- the RMDN2 gene encoding regulator of microtubule dynamics protein 2; translation: MSPFENRGLMLGIMAGTAGLSLVLVCYRKIRKPGAAVRIRGFQDIGNRINSVVLPQNEAPNEQGAVMVLHGRQLQILEKLNGLLLTVDELKREVEFLKEAIPKLEELVRKELQGSGDVQRVSPSHRATRRRKAETAPRETTSSEEAESEGGYLTAHTDSEGESEEEKRWTKSPDAVVESEKDEDLHNFLQQVDNLHKGSEADKKEGFRLLLENDDKYENCVDFLWRLARAYGDLFEMTTDAEEKRKYVTDGKIKAEKAIQLDAGSAESHQWFAIMCGYMSQFESVQNKIRNGYLFKEHLDKAIELKPQDPFLYYLNGRWCYSVAQLSWLEKKVAAALFETPPTSTVEEALQNFLKAEEMHPGYSKCNYVYLAKCYKDLGQKSNALKYCDSALSILSVTNEDKEAQKDLEALLLTLKL